The following proteins are co-located in the Gallaecimonas pentaromativorans genome:
- a CDS encoding DUF3224 domain-containing protein, with the protein MSQHTATGTFEVKLDAQQDANSPLGRWLLGKTFVGDLKGHSLGQMLAYGDPRSGSAGYVALEVFTGSLNGKEGGFALAHKGEMDQGQQQLEVSVVPGSGSGALKGISGRLQIDIKDGQHFYHFQYRLPEP; encoded by the coding sequence ATGAGTCAACACACTGCAACCGGCACCTTTGAGGTGAAACTCGATGCCCAGCAAGACGCCAACAGCCCCCTGGGCCGTTGGCTGCTGGGCAAAACCTTCGTCGGCGACCTCAAAGGTCACAGCCTTGGCCAGATGCTGGCCTATGGCGACCCGCGTAGCGGCTCGGCGGGTTATGTGGCGCTGGAGGTCTTTACCGGCAGCCTCAATGGTAAAGAAGGCGGCTTTGCCCTTGCCCATAAGGGGGAGATGGACCAAGGCCAGCAGCAACTGGAAGTCTCTGTGGTGCCGGGTAGCGGTAGCGGCGCCCTCAAGGGGATCAGTGGCCGGTTGCAGATAGATATCAAAGACGGCCAGCACTTCTACCACTTTCAATACCGCCTGCCCGAGCCATGA
- the nudC gene encoding NAD(+) diphosphatase — MSELYVSFPSYTDEALWLLVRGDQVWLDEGQLPTGNKAVLPSFDTEAPAINVGLWQGRTVLMVEWPDRNAEPERGAFSGLRPFMEQGQSQLFQLAGRGVQLANFFRTHRFCGQCGARMRVVQEELATHCDHCQHRCYPRISPSMIVAIKHGRQLLLGQSVRFKNGMYSTLAGFTEPGESMEDTVRREVMEEVGVTVKNIRYVCSQNWPFPHSMMVGFIADYDSGDIRVDPAELQDAAFFDIDALPPLPVEGTIARYLIEQALAEIRSSL; from the coding sequence ATGTCAGAGCTGTATGTGTCTTTCCCCTCATATACCGATGAGGCGTTGTGGTTACTGGTCAGGGGTGATCAGGTGTGGCTTGACGAAGGCCAGTTACCCACAGGAAATAAGGCGGTTCTCCCCAGTTTTGACACCGAGGCGCCGGCCATTAATGTCGGGCTCTGGCAGGGGCGTACCGTGCTGATGGTGGAATGGCCAGACCGCAATGCCGAGCCGGAGCGCGGCGCGTTCAGCGGCCTGCGGCCCTTTATGGAGCAGGGCCAGTCGCAACTGTTCCAACTGGCTGGCCGCGGCGTGCAATTGGCCAATTTTTTCCGTACTCATCGCTTTTGCGGCCAATGTGGCGCGCGGATGCGGGTGGTGCAGGAAGAGTTGGCGACCCACTGCGACCACTGCCAACACCGCTGCTACCCGCGTATTTCGCCGTCGATGATCGTGGCCATCAAGCACGGCCGGCAACTGCTGCTGGGTCAATCGGTGCGCTTTAAAAACGGTATGTACTCCACCTTGGCCGGCTTTACCGAGCCTGGCGAGTCCATGGAAGACACGGTGCGCCGCGAGGTAATGGAAGAGGTGGGGGTAACGGTGAAGAACATCCGTTATGTCTGCTCCCAGAACTGGCCATTCCCACACTCGATGATGGTGGGCTTTATCGCCGATTATGACAGCGGTGATATTCGGGTCGACCCGGCCGAGCTGCAAGACGCCGCTTTTTTTGATATCGACGCCCTGCCGCCGCTGCCGGTTGAGGGCACCATAGCCCGGTACCTGATTGAACAGGCGCTGGCCGAGATCCGCAGCTCGCTGTAA
- a CDS encoding Rsd/AlgQ family anti-sigma factor, protein MFTQLEQAKEKWGGASDTIDRWLATRQQLLVTYCKLAAKGPGQSALPDADQLENFCAILLDYISAGHFEVFEQVVMGCEKRSEEGKALAQRIYPKITDTTQLVLDFNDKYQDLEDEDSLLNLDGDLSALGETLEQRFALEDKLIAALYQHQTQLA, encoded by the coding sequence ATGTTCACCCAGCTCGAACAAGCCAAAGAAAAATGGGGCGGCGCCAGCGACACCATCGATCGCTGGCTGGCAACCCGCCAACAACTCCTGGTCACCTACTGCAAACTGGCAGCCAAGGGCCCAGGCCAATCCGCTCTGCCGGATGCCGATCAACTGGAGAACTTCTGCGCTATTTTGCTCGATTACATCTCTGCTGGCCACTTTGAGGTCTTTGAGCAGGTGGTGATGGGCTGCGAAAAACGCAGTGAAGAAGGCAAGGCGCTGGCCCAGCGCATCTACCCCAAGATAACCGACACCACCCAGTTGGTACTGGATTTCAATGACAAATACCAAGACCTAGAAGACGAAGACAGCTTGCTAAACCTTGATGGCGACTTGTCAGCCCTGGGAGAAACCCTGGAGCAGCGCTTCGCCCTTGAAGACAAGCTGATCGCCGCCCTTTACCAGCACCAAACCCAACTGGCCTAA
- a CDS encoding GNAT family N-acetyltransferase, which yields MNIRAIESRDWPALMAVQAACYTELEPESEAALKSKWQLAPATCLALADAQDRLVGYCLAHPWNGQALPKLGVKTTPADGERLYLHDLAIAPSARGKGRAKSLVEAVLKCAKRQGFKKVTLVSVQGSQGFWQGCGFAASARQAPPDYGDEAQVMAQHL from the coding sequence ATGAACATCAGAGCCATCGAAAGTCGCGACTGGCCAGCACTGATGGCGGTGCAGGCCGCCTGCTACACAGAACTTGAGCCAGAGAGCGAAGCGGCCCTCAAAAGTAAATGGCAGTTGGCCCCCGCCACCTGCCTGGCCTTGGCTGACGCCCAAGACCGGCTGGTGGGATATTGCCTGGCTCACCCCTGGAATGGCCAGGCGCTACCCAAGCTTGGGGTGAAAACCACCCCTGCTGACGGCGAGCGGCTCTATCTTCACGACTTGGCTATAGCCCCCTCGGCCAGAGGTAAAGGCCGGGCGAAATCGCTGGTTGAAGCGGTACTCAAGTGTGCCAAAAGGCAGGGCTTTAAGAAGGTCACCTTGGTGTCGGTGCAGGGTTCACAAGGGTTTTGGCAAGGTTGCGGCTTTGCAGCCAGTGCCCGCCAGGCACCGCCCGACTACGGGGACGAGGCTCAGGTAATGGCCCAGCACCTGTAA
- the fkpA gene encoding FKBP-type peptidyl-prolyl cis-trans isomerase, translated as MKPWFKLAVIPAFVLAVTACQQKEEKTDKATDTKVELKSDQEKQAYAIGSSIAEYIRTTMEKQEELGIKLDKELVIAGFEDGIHNKAQLDEDTVKTQLQALDKAASEKMATKAKEEADKNKAAGEKYLAENAKKDGVKVTKSGLQYEVLKEGTGEHPKATDRVTVNYKGTLTDGTQFDSSYDRGEPITFALNRVIPGWTEGVQLMTVGSKYRFVIPADLAYGDRNMQTIPPNSVLVFEVELLGIDKGDKADESKAEKPKAEAKK; from the coding sequence ATGAAACCCTGGTTCAAGCTGGCGGTGATCCCTGCCTTCGTTCTGGCAGTGACAGCCTGTCAACAAAAAGAAGAAAAAACCGACAAGGCCACCGACACAAAGGTTGAGCTGAAGTCCGATCAAGAGAAACAGGCTTACGCCATTGGTTCCAGCATTGCCGAGTACATCCGTACTACCATGGAAAAGCAGGAAGAACTGGGTATCAAGCTGGACAAAGAGCTGGTGATCGCCGGTTTTGAAGACGGCATCCACAACAAAGCCCAACTGGACGAAGACACCGTCAAGACCCAGCTCCAGGCCCTGGACAAAGCTGCTTCCGAGAAAATGGCCACCAAAGCCAAAGAAGAAGCTGACAAGAACAAAGCCGCCGGTGAGAAATACCTGGCTGAAAACGCCAAGAAAGACGGCGTGAAAGTCACCAAATCCGGCCTGCAGTACGAAGTGCTCAAGGAAGGTACCGGTGAGCATCCCAAGGCGACCGACCGCGTTACTGTTAACTACAAAGGCACCCTGACTGACGGCACCCAGTTCGACAGCTCCTACGACCGTGGCGAGCCGATTACTTTCGCCCTGAACCGCGTTATCCCCGGCTGGACCGAAGGCGTACAGCTGATGACCGTGGGCTCCAAGTACCGCTTCGTGATCCCTGCCGACCTGGCCTATGGCGACCGCAACATGCAGACCATTCCCCCCAACTCCGTACTGGTGTTTGAAGTGGAACTGCTGGGCATCGACAAAGGCGACAAGGCCGACGAGTCCAAGGCTGAAAAGCCTAAAGCCGAAGCCAAAAAATAA
- a CDS encoding MAPEG family protein — translation MPVTPLYAAVLAVLLIALSVRTIRERRRARVAIGCGGDPRLERAMRVQGNFTEYVPMTLLLMWLTESLWGQGAALLHLPGMLLLVGRLLHGYGVAQLDEPYTFRITGMWLTFLAMALCVLAILARYLLAL, via the coding sequence GTGCCAGTGACTCCCCTTTATGCCGCCGTGCTGGCGGTGCTGCTGATCGCATTGAGTGTCCGTACCATCCGTGAGCGGCGCCGCGCCCGGGTGGCCATTGGCTGTGGTGGCGACCCGCGGCTCGAGCGCGCCATGCGGGTGCAAGGCAACTTCACCGAATACGTGCCCATGACGCTGCTCCTGATGTGGCTAACCGAGAGCCTATGGGGGCAGGGCGCAGCCTTGCTGCACCTGCCGGGCATGTTGCTGCTGGTGGGGCGGCTTTTACATGGCTACGGGGTAGCGCAACTGGATGAGCCCTACACGTTTCGCATTACCGGTATGTGGCTGACCTTTTTGGCCATGGCGCTTTGCGTGTTGGCCATTCTGGCCCGTTACCTGCTGGCGTTATGA
- a CDS encoding TonB-dependent receptor domain-containing protein: MFTTSKLSQSVRLALSVGALLSFSSTAFAAEESADSETKNVERIEVTGSRIPQSANVVSSSPISQVTAEEFKLSGTVRVEDLINDLPQVFAGQASTDSNGATGTATISLRGLGSQRTLVLINGRRMVMGSPLAGGIAADLNQIPVQLVKKVELLTGGASATYGSDAVAGVVNFIMDDEFEGVKVNYQHSFYDHHNDSGNDIAQANLDSGFPLAPSNIRDGHSNDFSIVMGGNLDGGKGNITVYATHRNIEAVTQNNRDISACALRGHAGDWSCGGSGTTPDAYVFTNDGSLDAFVDNGQFVPYDGRVYNYGPLNYFQRPDEQTTMGAFAHYTINDYLEFYSELGYMKDTSVAQIAQSGAFFVDTTFNCSNPLLTAAQYQVACADRGLGVNDSFDVTIAKRNVEGGPRQDDLQHINQRFVFGARGIINDDWNYDVSFNYGNVNMTEVYQNDMSNKAIANALNVIADPVTGQAVCAGNDPDCVPWDIYNPQNITQDQLDYLTLPLYSKGETVLREFNAYTTGDLTNYGIKTPWATLGPQVLLGYTHRSESLSFDPDKGYESGDGAGQGGPATAVDGSLTVDEYYTEVRVPLVEDVPFADNLNLDLGYRYSDYSTNINTNTYKVALGWDINSQIKLRGSYQKASRHANIRELYVSTGLALFDLDEDPCSGDTPSATLEQCARTGVTAAQYGNIMNNPAGQFNYLQGGNPDLQPERSKTVSFGFVYRPSWLDGLDFTVDYFDIDVKDAISNVPPSFIIDQCLATGDATFCDAIHRNANGSLWQGSGTSAGYVSATNINIGYEKRTGIDVNSNYVTDLPAGLGTLHLNLVGTYYDKFESQPVVGYDTIECAGKWGGDCGSPNPEWSHNLRTTWETPWLGMALSANWRHIGKVDDLNEVQNINAQNYIDLTAQFAVLEGGKITLGVNNAFDRNAPAVSSSSTGTNGNTYPSTYDALGRYVFLGVEYTF, translated from the coding sequence ATGTTTACAACATCAAAACTAAGCCAGTCAGTAAGGCTGGCATTGTCTGTAGGTGCGCTGCTTTCATTTTCATCAACGGCTTTTGCTGCCGAAGAAAGTGCTGACAGCGAAACCAAAAACGTTGAACGTATCGAAGTAACCGGTTCGCGGATCCCGCAATCGGCCAACGTGGTCAGTTCAAGCCCTATTTCCCAGGTAACCGCCGAAGAATTTAAGCTGTCGGGCACGGTGCGGGTCGAGGATTTGATTAACGACCTGCCTCAGGTATTTGCCGGCCAGGCTTCTACCGACAGTAACGGTGCCACCGGTACCGCCACCATCTCACTGCGGGGTTTGGGTTCCCAACGGACCCTGGTTCTGATCAACGGCCGCCGCATGGTCATGGGTTCGCCTTTGGCTGGCGGTATCGCTGCTGACCTTAACCAAATCCCCGTGCAGCTGGTTAAGAAAGTGGAGCTGCTGACCGGTGGCGCGTCGGCAACCTATGGTTCAGACGCCGTGGCCGGTGTTGTCAACTTCATCATGGATGACGAGTTTGAAGGGGTGAAGGTTAACTACCAACACAGCTTCTACGACCATCATAATGACAGTGGCAATGACATCGCCCAGGCCAACCTGGACTCCGGCTTCCCGCTGGCTCCGAGCAATATTCGCGATGGCCATAGCAATGATTTCTCCATCGTCATGGGCGGCAACCTCGATGGCGGCAAAGGCAACATCACCGTTTATGCCACCCACCGTAACATCGAAGCCGTAACCCAGAACAACCGCGACATCAGCGCCTGTGCCCTGCGTGGCCATGCCGGTGATTGGAGCTGCGGTGGTTCCGGTACCACCCCCGATGCCTATGTGTTTACCAATGATGGCAGCCTCGATGCCTTTGTCGACAACGGCCAGTTTGTTCCCTATGACGGCCGCGTATACAACTACGGGCCTCTGAACTACTTCCAGCGCCCTGATGAGCAGACCACCATGGGTGCCTTTGCTCATTACACCATCAACGATTACCTGGAGTTCTACAGCGAACTGGGTTACATGAAGGATACGTCTGTTGCGCAGATCGCTCAGTCCGGCGCCTTCTTCGTTGATACCACCTTCAACTGTTCCAACCCGCTGCTCACCGCTGCCCAATACCAAGTGGCCTGTGCGGACCGCGGCCTGGGTGTGAACGACTCCTTTGACGTGACCATCGCCAAACGTAACGTGGAAGGCGGTCCTCGTCAGGATGACCTGCAACACATCAACCAGCGTTTTGTGTTTGGTGCCCGCGGCATCATCAATGACGACTGGAACTACGACGTGTCATTCAACTATGGCAACGTCAACATGACCGAGGTCTATCAAAACGACATGAGCAACAAGGCCATTGCCAATGCGCTCAACGTCATTGCCGACCCGGTAACTGGCCAGGCTGTCTGTGCCGGTAACGATCCTGATTGTGTGCCCTGGGATATCTACAACCCCCAGAATATCACTCAGGACCAGCTTGATTACCTGACCCTGCCGCTCTACTCCAAGGGCGAAACCGTGCTGCGGGAGTTCAACGCCTACACTACTGGCGACCTGACCAACTACGGCATCAAAACCCCTTGGGCGACCCTGGGTCCGCAAGTGCTGCTGGGCTATACCCACCGCAGCGAGTCGCTGAGCTTTGATCCCGATAAAGGTTACGAGTCCGGTGACGGTGCTGGCCAAGGTGGCCCGGCCACTGCCGTAGACGGCTCCTTGACTGTAGACGAGTACTACACCGAGGTCCGTGTGCCGCTGGTTGAAGATGTGCCTTTCGCAGACAACCTCAACCTGGACCTGGGTTATCGCTACTCCGATTACTCCACCAATATCAATACCAACACCTATAAAGTGGCGCTGGGTTGGGACATCAACAGCCAAATCAAGCTGCGTGGTAGCTATCAGAAGGCTTCTCGTCACGCCAACATCCGTGAGCTGTACGTCTCCACCGGTCTGGCACTGTTTGATTTGGATGAAGACCCCTGTTCTGGCGACACCCCTTCGGCAACGCTGGAGCAATGTGCCCGTACCGGTGTTACCGCGGCCCAATACGGCAACATCATGAACAACCCGGCTGGTCAGTTTAACTACCTGCAAGGTGGTAACCCTGACCTCCAGCCTGAGCGTTCCAAAACCGTGTCCTTCGGTTTTGTGTATCGCCCCTCTTGGCTGGACGGCTTGGACTTCACCGTTGATTACTTCGATATTGACGTAAAAGACGCCATCAGCAACGTACCGCCCTCTTTCATCATTGACCAATGTCTGGCTACTGGTGACGCCACTTTCTGTGACGCCATCCACCGTAACGCCAATGGCTCACTGTGGCAGGGTTCTGGTACTTCAGCTGGCTATGTCTCTGCAACCAACATCAACATTGGGTATGAGAAGCGTACCGGTATCGACGTAAACAGCAACTATGTCACTGATTTGCCTGCTGGTTTGGGTACTCTGCACCTGAACTTGGTCGGTACTTACTACGACAAGTTTGAGAGTCAACCTGTGGTCGGTTATGACACCATCGAGTGTGCTGGTAAGTGGGGTGGTGACTGTGGTTCCCCGAACCCTGAGTGGTCTCACAACCTGCGTACCACCTGGGAAACTCCGTGGTTGGGTATGGCGCTGTCAGCCAACTGGCGTCACATCGGTAAGGTTGATGACTTGAACGAAGTTCAAAACATCAATGCTCAAAACTACATCGACCTGACTGCTCAGTTTGCAGTACTGGAAGGCGGCAAGATCACTCTGGGTGTGAACAACGCCTTCGATAGGAATGCTCCGGCCGTGTCCAGCAGCAGCACTGGCACCAACGGTAACACCTATCCCTCCACCTACGACGCTCTGGGTCGCTACGTGTTCCTGGGTGTTGAATACACTTTCTAA
- a CDS encoding WD40 repeat domain-containing protein yields MPRVLLFCVVLLFGCSPKPQSLASWPVVGNGAYGADISVPAGLAAISGDPEGVVVWSLKDNKPRYRLQMNVAPPTKAALTRDGYKPDDRLPAEPLPVTLVRFSVNGDYLVTADQTRIALWKSDDGENLGYWQAGSYRGSPRIDEPGTSQVQTLRDIAVSSGGNFIAYAQADGVVTHFNRITGRRLEFLGHSEKVNSIAMSGNGLYVLSGGNDHRAFLWNSQTGQVVRKFDASNRVVLVAMTDDGRYAFTDDADNNAVVWDIRTGEVKARLVTKAKQELFTAARFSSDGNRLLTGGPGRQLIMWDTQSGQRLWQTEVGVSKGFGPRSAVVYATAFARDRVYSVSSAGLLEAWPLEKPHE; encoded by the coding sequence ATGCCCAGAGTCCTTTTATTTTGCGTTGTGCTGCTGTTCGGTTGCAGCCCCAAACCTCAGTCACTGGCTAGCTGGCCAGTGGTGGGGAACGGTGCCTATGGCGCTGACATCAGCGTACCGGCCGGACTGGCCGCCATCAGTGGCGATCCCGAGGGGGTCGTGGTTTGGAGTTTAAAAGACAACAAACCGCGCTATAGGTTGCAAATGAATGTGGCGCCGCCAACAAAAGCCGCCCTGACCCGGGATGGCTACAAGCCGGATGACAGGCTACCAGCCGAGCCGCTGCCGGTCACCCTGGTCCGTTTTTCAGTCAATGGCGACTACCTGGTTACGGCCGACCAAACCCGCATTGCCCTTTGGAAAAGCGATGATGGTGAAAACCTCGGCTACTGGCAGGCCGGCAGCTATCGGGGCAGCCCCCGCATCGACGAACCCGGCACCAGCCAGGTACAGACCCTGCGCGACATAGCGGTATCAAGCGGCGGCAACTTCATTGCCTATGCCCAGGCCGACGGCGTTGTCACCCACTTCAACCGCATTACCGGCCGGCGCCTGGAATTTTTGGGCCACAGTGAGAAGGTTAACTCCATCGCCATGTCCGGCAACGGCCTTTATGTGCTGTCTGGCGGCAACGATCACCGCGCCTTTTTGTGGAACAGCCAAACCGGCCAGGTGGTCAGGAAGTTTGACGCCAGCAACCGAGTGGTGTTGGTGGCCATGACCGACGACGGCCGTTACGCCTTTACCGACGACGCCGACAACAATGCCGTGGTGTGGGATATCCGCACCGGCGAGGTGAAGGCTCGCCTCGTCACCAAAGCCAAGCAAGAGCTCTTTACCGCGGCCCGTTTTAGCAGCGACGGCAACCGCCTGCTCACCGGTGGCCCCGGCCGCCAGCTCATCATGTGGGACACCCAAAGCGGCCAGCGCCTGTGGCAAACCGAAGTAGGGGTATCCAAAGGCTTTGGGCCGCGCTCGGCGGTGGTTTACGCAACAGCCTTTGCCAGAGACCGGGTCTATTCGGTAAGCTCCGCCGGCCTGTTAGAAGCCTGGCCGCTGGAGAAACCCCATGAGTGA
- a CDS encoding TonB-dependent siderophore receptor, whose translation MTPRFSHLAIAVTTILLSQPGWADDDQVERIEVLGSQGNITDLGTGLGLDERQTPQSMTVIGQDVLSDYRLSTLNEVLDYTPGVTVERVETDRTYFTSRGFEINNIQVDGLGAPFYSDVVNGDIDLSMYDQVQVLRGAGGLMAGIGNPAATINLVRKRPTDDTRGYVNLSAGRWSDYRGEVDVSGSLASNLRGRFVGSYQDKDSYIDLYSKTLSSLYGVLDTRLGDNTLLTVGVNYQESKPESPMWGALTLAYTDGSPTHFDRSSSTSADWAYWNSYNTQAFAELEHRFANGWSAKLAYNYRASTQSGDLFYVYGTIDPDTNAGLIGYASRYTLDSHANQVDLSLSGQYQLWGKSHELMLGANWVENKLTDQSLYDFVNGFPLIGDFTQWHGQAPYPNLIDGADGSDLKDTQKAIYGATRLNITDSLHVIAGSRVVRYHSQGTSYDEPEDTKVNDKVIPYGGVVYDVTDALSLYTSYAKTFDPQTERTLSGHMAPSEGKTLEGGIKGEWFNGGLNASLSVFKNEFNNLATSLGRYQGQTIYEGRDFQTKGFEAQLSGELSDEVSVLLGYTQQNIEDADGNTTRRYVPKQSFKALASYSPSQVEGLKLGASMRWQSNIYVDATYNDAGDTVRVNQGAFALYGLFAKYQFTPNITGQLNLNNITDKTYYSSLYWDQAFYGSPRSYTASLTWSF comes from the coding sequence ATGACCCCGCGATTTTCCCACCTGGCCATTGCCGTAACGACCATTTTGCTCAGCCAGCCCGGTTGGGCCGACGACGACCAGGTAGAACGTATCGAGGTGCTGGGCAGCCAGGGCAATATCACCGACTTGGGCACCGGCCTTGGCCTGGATGAGCGTCAGACCCCGCAATCAATGACGGTGATAGGCCAGGATGTGCTGAGCGATTACCGGCTCAGCACCCTTAACGAGGTACTGGATTACACCCCGGGGGTAACGGTTGAGCGGGTGGAGACGGACCGCACCTATTTCACCTCCCGTGGCTTTGAGATAAACAACATCCAGGTAGATGGCCTGGGTGCACCCTTTTATTCCGATGTGGTCAATGGCGATATTGATCTGAGCATGTACGACCAGGTGCAGGTGCTGCGCGGCGCCGGCGGCCTGATGGCGGGGATAGGTAACCCGGCCGCCACCATCAATCTGGTGCGTAAGCGCCCCACCGACGACACCCGGGGTTATGTGAATCTGAGCGCCGGGCGCTGGAGCGATTATCGCGGCGAGGTGGATGTGTCAGGCAGCCTGGCCAGCAACCTGCGCGGCCGTTTTGTGGGCAGCTACCAGGACAAAGACTCCTACATCGACCTTTACAGTAAGACCCTGTCGTCCCTTTACGGTGTGCTGGATACCCGCCTGGGCGACAACACCTTGCTGACAGTCGGCGTTAATTACCAGGAGAGTAAACCCGAGTCGCCGATGTGGGGCGCCCTGACCCTGGCCTATACCGACGGTTCGCCAACCCACTTTGACCGCTCGTCCAGCACCTCGGCGGATTGGGCTTATTGGAACAGTTACAACACCCAGGCCTTTGCCGAGCTTGAACACCGCTTTGCCAACGGCTGGAGCGCCAAGCTGGCATATAACTACCGGGCCTCTACCCAAAGCGGCGACCTGTTCTATGTCTATGGCACTATTGACCCGGATACCAATGCTGGCCTTATCGGCTATGCCAGCCGTTACACCCTGGACAGCCACGCCAACCAGGTGGACTTGTCCCTTTCCGGCCAATATCAGCTGTGGGGCAAAAGCCACGAGCTGATGCTGGGGGCCAACTGGGTCGAGAACAAGCTCACCGATCAATCCTTGTATGACTTTGTTAACGGCTTTCCGCTGATTGGTGATTTCACCCAGTGGCACGGCCAGGCGCCTTACCCCAACCTGATTGATGGTGCTGATGGCTCCGATCTCAAAGACACCCAAAAGGCGATTTACGGCGCTACTCGCCTTAATATCACCGATAGCCTGCATGTTATTGCCGGTAGCCGGGTGGTTCGCTACCACAGCCAGGGCACCAGTTACGATGAGCCTGAAGACACCAAGGTCAACGACAAGGTCATTCCTTACGGCGGGGTGGTATACGACGTAACCGATGCCTTGTCGCTCTACACCAGCTACGCCAAAACCTTTGACCCGCAAACCGAGCGCACCCTTAGCGGCCACATGGCGCCGTCCGAAGGCAAAACCCTAGAAGGGGGTATCAAGGGCGAATGGTTTAATGGCGGCCTCAACGCCAGCCTGTCGGTGTTTAAAAACGAGTTCAACAACCTGGCCACCAGTCTTGGCCGCTACCAGGGTCAAACCATCTACGAGGGCCGAGATTTTCAAACCAAGGGTTTTGAAGCGCAGCTGAGCGGCGAGCTGAGCGACGAGGTCTCGGTGCTGCTTGGCTATACCCAACAGAACATTGAAGACGCCGACGGCAACACCACCCGCCGCTATGTGCCCAAACAGAGCTTCAAGGCCCTGGCCAGCTACAGCCCAAGCCAAGTCGAAGGCCTAAAACTGGGGGCCAGCATGCGCTGGCAATCGAACATCTATGTCGATGCCACCTATAACGACGCCGGCGATACGGTGCGGGTTAACCAAGGGGCCTTTGCTCTGTACGGACTCTTTGCCAAATACCAGTTCACCCCCAACATTACCGGGCAGCTGAACCTCAATAACATCACCGACAAGACCTATTACAGCAGCCTCTATTGGGATCAGGCCTTTTACGGCTCCCCCCGCAGTTACACCGCCTCCCTGACCTGGAGTTTTTAA